One Vanacampus margaritifer isolate UIUO_Vmar chromosome 20, RoL_Vmar_1.0, whole genome shotgun sequence DNA window includes the following coding sequences:
- the spata13 gene encoding spermatogenesis-associated protein 13 isoform X4 — MVLALCVPFRCVCGGPDPDRESQKVMSKEQREEVLQQDGDSQETSSSTSTLSPVFLPESPTSPSMETTAVKPRRRSGRTRPRPISDYGQLLSRRHCIPEEAAELNPDERPQSFHREYIRNGVCKSGEECSVNGNIPDKRPQRPAMSVMGVEDLYSPDADEDSLPSPLSRPPIPSHQVPPYKAVSARLRPPTLSQSTPIGLDRVGRRKLHRVLSDGVSQGSAVLDDSVSEEEEEEGSFELDDVTPYLEPGVELSVLVEWISSGHTVYAEALWDHVTMEEQELAFKAGDVIRILDASHKDWWWGRGPDKEAWFPSCFVRVRVNQEDSSAGSVESVADQEDPAPREAHSSQHRQQMRTNVVQEIMNTERVYIKHLKDICEGYIRQCRKHPDMFTELQLKTIFSNIEDIYKFQRQFLRELEKKYNKEHPHLSEIGSCFLLQGEGFSIYSEYCNTHPAACAELQRLMKSGRYKHFFEACRLLQQMIDISIAGFLLTPVQKICKYPLQLGELLKYTPKDHSDHGGVSDAYEAMKNVASLINERKRRLESVDAIAHWQVSILRWEGPDVLVRSSELIHSGELTRILRQGKMQQRSFFLFDHQLVFCKKDVLRRDLLHYRERLDMDLTEVLDMPDGRDPDLGLNLRNAVRLRNADTLEFVCVLCCRKVQDKERWLQAFNKERRRVKEDQEMGIEISEEQRKLAIANARRAKQGKVKTVGYSGSVPPHHQNLHPLHQRHVTIPTSVPQQQVFSLAEPPKRKPYQLLYSITRNAFFKK; from the exons ATGGTGCTAGCGCTCTGTGTGCCTTTCCGCTGTGTGTGCGGCGGTCCCGATCCAGATCGGGAGAGCCAAAAG GTAATGTCAAAGGAGCAAAGGGAGGAAGTGTTGCAACAAGATGGCGACTCCCAGGAAACCAGCAGCAGCACCTCTACACTCTCCCCGGTCTTTCTCCCGGAGTCACCCACGTCGCCCTCCATGGAGACCACCGCCGTCAAGCCCCGTCGACGGAGCGGGCGCACGAGACCGCGGCCAATCTCAGACTACGGGCAACTCCTCTCCCGGAGACACTGCATTCCAGAGGAGGCGGCCGAGCTGAACCCAGACGAAAGGCCGCAGTCGTTCCATCGAGAATATATCAGGAACGGCGTGTGTAAGAGTGGGGAGGAGTGCAGCGTGAACGGGAACATCCCAGACAAGCGACCGCAGCGACCTGCGATGTCTGTGATGGGGGTGGAGGATTTGTACTCCCCTGACGCCGATGAGGACAGTCTTCCTTCT CCTCTGTCACGGCCACCAATCCCCTCCCACCAGGTGCCCCCCTACAAGGCCGTCTCGGCCAGGTTACGCCCCCCCACCCTCTCCCAGAGCACCCCCATCGGACTGGACCGCGTGGGCAGGAGAAAGCTGCACCGAGTTCTCAGCG ACGGCGTGTCCCAAGGCTCGGCGGTGCTGGACGACAGCGTgagcgaggaagaggaggaagaggggagCTTCGAGCTCGATGACGTCACGCCATAcctggagccgggcgtggaactGTCCGTGCTTGTGGAG TGGATAAGCTCGGGCCACACTGTGTACGCTGAGGCCCTGTGGGACCATGTGACCATGGAGGAGCAAGAGCTGGCCTTCAAGGCAGGCGACGTAATCCGCATCCTGGATGCCTCGCACAAGGACTGGTGGTGGGGCAGGGGGCCCGACAAAGAAGCCTGGTTCCCCTCCTGCTTTGTCCGG GTGCGTGTGAACCAGGAAGACTCCAGCGCAGGGAGCGTGGAGAGCGTGGCGGATCAGGAGGACCCGGCCCCCCGGGAGGCGCACAGCAGCCAGCACAGGCAGCAGATGAGGACCAACGTGGTTCAGGAGATCATGAACACAGAACGCGTCTACATCAAGCACCTGAAAGACATCTGCGAG GGTTACATCCGTCAGTGCCGCAAACACCCGGACATGTTCACTGAGCTCCAGCTGAAGACCATCTTTAGCAACATTGAGGACATCTACAAGTTCCAGAGGCAGTTCCTACGCGAACTGGAGAAGAAGTACAACAAGGAGCATCCACATCTCAGCGAAATCGGCTCTTGCTTTCTTTTGCAG GGCGAGGGCTTTTCTATCTACTCTGAGTACTGCAACACCCACCCAGCAGCCTGCGCCGAGCTGCAGCGGCTCATGAAGTCCGGCCGGTACAAGCACTTTTTTGAGGCCTGTCGCCTCCTGCAACAGATGATTGACATCTCCATCGCCGGCTTCCTGCTCACTCCCGTCCAGAAGATCTGCAAATACCCCCTGCAGCTGGGGGAGCTGCTCAAGTACACCCCCAAAGACCACAG TGACCACGGCGGGGTGAGCGATGCCTACGAGGCCATGAAGAACGTGGCGAGTCTGATCAATGAGAGGAAGAGGCGGCTGGAGAGCGTGGACGCCATCGCCCACTGGCAGGTGTCCATTCTCCGCTGGGAG GGGCCCGACGTGCTGGTGCGCAGCTCTGAGCTGATCCACTCGGGGGAACTGACTCGAATCCTGCGCCAGGGCAAAATGCAGCAGCGCAGCTTCTTCCTGTTCGACCACCAGTTGGTCTTCTGTAAGAAGGACGTCCTGCGCCGGGACCTTCTCCACTATCGGGAGCGGCTGGATATGGACCTCACTGAAGTGCTTGACATGCCTGACGGGCGGGACCCGGACCTGGGCCTGAACTTGAGGAACGCCGTGCGCCTGCGCAACGCCGACACTCtggagtttgtgtgcgtgttgtgcTGCAGGAAGGTCCAAGACAAGGAGAGGTGGCTGCAGGCCTTCAACAAGGAGAGGCGGCGGGTCAAGGAGGACCAGGAGATGG GAATAGAAATCAGTGAGGAGCAAAGGAAGCTGGCTATTGCCAACGCCAGAAGAGCCAAACAGGGCAAGGTCAAAA CTGTGGGCTACTCCGGCTCCGTGCCGCCCCATCACCAAAACCTCCACCCGCTCCACCAGCGACACGTGACCATCCCCACCAGCGTGCCCCAGCAGCAGGTGTTCTCTCTGGCCGAGCCGCCCAAGCGAAAGCCTTACCAGCTACTCTACAGCATCACCCGCAACGCCTTCTTCAAGAAGTGA